Sequence from the Toxoplasma gondii ME49 chromosome Ib, whole genome shotgun sequence genome:
AGCGGTATCTGGTCCAAGCGTCTTTTCTGGAAATCTACAACGAGGAGGTCAGCGCCTTCGCGGACAGTTTTTCAAGATTTTGGGATCCAAGCGAGAGGGGGGAACGCGTTGTTTATTGACGTTTTTGTGACAGAAACGTCATGATGCTGCTCGTGTTGCGTAGCGTACAAATATCCACATTTCCATGTTGAGACATATCTGTCAACACGGGACCCCTTCATGCCTGTACGCATCAGCTCGCACAGAAGGGATCAATGAGGTGTTTTACTTTGCAGTGTTCATTACACTTTCCCTCAATAGTCGTGCCTCTATGCATTCGCTaatgtggagttttttctgtgACTGCAAAAGCCTGTCAGTATTTTGATTCCTCAATAACAAGTACGTTTTAAACAAGCAGGATTTTGAAACGGGTATGTGGCGCTCACACAAGTGTGCGTGGATAGAAGTCTAAACGTATCTGTAGCTTCCCATATATCTCTGCACCCAGGAGTCTGCCTCTGACACTTGACGATAGAGTACATCCAGAAGATGGCCAATGCATTAGCAGCCTTGTCAGTGCCCACATCCACCCAGAGTAAAACATGCTATCCGTGATGTTCAGTTCTGCTCCTGTCTGCTGTGACCTTCTGTAACGCGGTGGAAAaggcttctcctttctttccatTCGCTACCTTGAAGATCTTTGTTCATCGGAACCAAGTCCTATTGTGTGAGCACAGCATAGTAAACTTAATAATTACTTGAGAAACAGAACCCACAGAGCACCCCGTACTAAAGTAACAAAGGAAATCAAGGCAATCTGGGGTCCCTCTTGGCATAACGTCTGCAAACGAGCTACAGATTCGAGACCTCCTCGCAAAGAACCCCACTGGCCGCCTGGAGCTAAAAGACCATCCACGAAGCGGCGTGTATGTCAAAGACCTCTCGAGTTTTGTGGTGAAGGGCGTCGAGGAACTGCAAGCAGCCATGGTGCGATGCTACGAGGCAGGGGTCTAGTCCGAAAGAAGGCTAGAGAAAACGTCACAAACTGAGACATGCAACAGGGTGAAACACAAGAAGCAGTGTGCAGTTCTCAGAAGCGAAAAACCAAACGGATAGTTCCAAGGACGGGTAAAAGATAGGAAACAAAGGGAACTTCTGGAGACAGAACCTAATCGGTGACGTCAGAAAAGATAAAAGATGTGAAGCACTGGAAAGTCCGCAAAGAAGACGTACCGGATCTATGGTGCCCGCAGAGAATAGCAATGGCGAACAGACTCTACGCAGAAACCCATCGTTCTAAGTACGGCTGTTGCTGAGTGTTGCACTTGTTCGTCTCGGTCAATACGGTACTTTACATGCAATTTTCAAATATTACAGATGGCCATAAACGCATTTATTTCTGGCGCGCCTCAGTCTATGaggatatatgtatacgttGATGTAAATGTAAATGCTTACCTTTATTTGTTGCTGTGCGGTGGGTTGATCTTCGGGTGCAGCTTGCAggacagaaaaacaggaaggTCGGGGCAACATTGATGAACGTCGTTTCGAGCAGGTGAGGTGAGTCGCAGCGGATGTTTGTTTGGACGCAAAGGAACTCTGTCTTGAAAAAAAATCTAGGAATCTCGTTGCATGTAACAGAGAGTCCAACTTCACTTGTTACCTGATTGGTACTGCATACCCTGAGTACGTtaggaaacagaagagttCAGAGCTCGTTGACCACCGCAGTTGCCGCACCTGTAAATGAATGGTGATTTTAAAGTGAGTCCTCTCTGTCACTGCATAACCTACAGCTGTGCATGGAACGAAAGCCTCTAAGCATGTGAAGGCACGCGTATCCCTAAGCGTATACAAAGGGGAACGAGTTTCAGTCGTGTCGGTGTCACTTGTTATGACCACAGAAAGATATGTACACAGGTACTTTTTCGATTTCTTAGTTTCTCCAGCCATACTCGCCCCCTACTTGCTTCGTGATGCCGTAAAACTGACATGCACAGTTAAACTGCATTGAAAAGGCCCAAACTCACTGTCCTCCAGAGGTCCGTGCAAGCTCCCTCCGGGCACACCTCACTCACAGTGAAATACGCTTGAGAAATTGCAACTTCGTGCGAGGCGCAGAACCGGAAAAGCCATTAAATCTGCACGTCTGAAAcaagaaacgaagcaaaTCACTGTCACGAATGGAAAATGTGTCAGGTAGAAGCAGGAGATATGTGTGTGATGCTTAGTGTCCTCCGTTGTCTTCAAAGCGTCCGCGAGGAAAACGGCAGAAGAATATGCatgttcttcgcttttcagATCTCACACGATCTTCACCGTGACGATTGAGTCGTGCGAAAGCGTCGATGGGGAAGACAGTCAAATTCGCGTTGGAAAGCTCAATCTCGTCGACCTAGCTGGATCCGAAAGGTGAGGAAGATGCTCCTACGTTCAAATATTCCACTGGATGCGCTTTCATTTTATATTCCTGAAGACCATGGAGCGAAGACAATATGTAAGCCCGTTCACGAAAATCGAAAGAGCTGTTCATCGATTAAACAGACAGTACGGAACCTAGGACACTGAATATGACTTCGACTATGAGATATGGACAAGAAAGCTCTTTACGACGGCTGTCCACCACCACACCACTGAACTGCTCGAGAGAGCTAAAGTGTTAGGTTTCAGTCTTCAACGACAATAAGGCTGTACCACAGTGGTTACGATCTAGGCGTATCTCGACCTGCGCATCTAAGTCGATACTCTGACGCGTACTAGAACACAGCCGAAGTGAACTAACATTAGTGTCCTAGCATCCTGAAATCGGACGTCCGAGCGGAGCTTTTACGATAGCTAAGCGCGAATGCAGCTACTCAACAATCTGCAGAGGTCTCCACTAGCTGTAACAGAAACTACCGGCAACCATGCCGTCGTGTCACCATTCTCACTCGTACATCGGAGACTGTTCTCCCGCACaactgcctctctgtctacctatcgtgtgtgtgtgtctcgtggTGCACGTGCCTTCATGTAGCCACAGACATCTTTTTGAACGGGTCGTTCCTTCTGAAGTTCTCTAGTTTTGTCCTGTGaattctttctttccttaGTCAGTCACGTCCGTTCTTCTGGATTAAGGTTTTTGCACACATGTACGTGGACGCTGTGTTTGCCTCGTGAGCCTGAGTAGAGACAGCGCAAGACTGTGGTGTCAGCATCGGCGTCTATGATCCTTTTCGTTGGTTCTTCAGACACGCGAAGACGGGGGCGACTGGGGGCACCTTcaaggaggcggcgaagatAAATTTGTCTCTGAGTGCGCTGGGAAATGTGATTTCTGCTCTCGTGGAGTCCCGAACGAATTTCATTCCTTATCGGGACTCGAAACTGACGAGGCTTCTTCAGGTTGGCCGAAATGAGATTCGTACTTGGCTAGTCAGACTAGTAAAAGGACAGTGAAGATATGCGCCACCATCCATCGGCTTTGTTCTCAACTGCTTGTGTATGTCTCCACTTCTGCTGGGACAAAGGCGTCGCCTGGATCCCGCGTGTCTGCGTGATTGCACTACGGACCTGCCTGTATATGCCTGGTTACGTCGAGATGCacgcgcgtctctgtgtgcctGTGTGACCACAAATTCGCGAAAAAGGTACGGAAATGTTTGCTTTTCCTCAGTACACGACATTTCTGTGCAACCACAACATGAAGGCCAGAAATATAGCGATGTGTGTGCACATTACTCAGGAGAAGATCTGTTTGTGTACGAGCGCGCTGAAGCCAATACACAATGCACTCGATCTCCACAAGCAATGAAGAGGGTGCGTTGAGGTGTGAACTTTGAGTGCATCCGAAGGTGAATAGAAACACATGCTGGAGTCTCcacttctgtgttttttAAAGGACTCCCTAGGAGGCAACACAAAGACAGCAATGATTGCCACCATTGGCCCTGCGGACAGCAACTACGAGGAAACCTTGAGCACCCTCCGGTACGCCCATCGAGCCAAGAACATTCGAAACAAACCGCGAATCAACAGCGACCCGAAAGACGCGGTGATCCGAGCTTTCCAAGAAGAAATTGCTAAGCTGAAAGCCGAGCTGGCCTATGCTGCAAGTATGGAAAAAGTCGACTTGGGCACCTTCCGATTTGGGCACACAAGATCAGCAAGCATCGTGACACGCATACATTTACATGCACATTTCTACCGGGGATTGAGTGTCTACTTGTGGGGTGACTGTAACGTtgatacacacatgcacctGCATCCTGGGATGCCTGTGCCCATTTGTTTGGTGGCTATAACTTagtgtctctccctgctACGTTCGTGCATGCGGACGTCTTTCTGGTGTATATAGTCTGTGGCGTTCTTACTGTCTCACTTATGTGTTGTGTAGCCTCCGGAAAAAGCAGGAGATTCAGGGATGTCGAAGCAGACACGCAAGCCCGTGTCGAGATCTACAGAACCAAATAAATaaagcgtttcttcttgcctgTTTTACTTCGTATATCTGTGATTGAGGGTACGAAGGGAGATACGTGTGATCCATTGTGCATTTGCCTGTCGGTGGCTTTTGTCTTATCTTTTTGAAGCACTGCCCCGTGAAATTGAGAGAGTCGTtgaagtcgagaagaaggtccTGGtagaagtggagaagaaagttgTCGTTCCTGTCGAGAAGGAAGTTCTCGTCGAGAGGGTCGTCGAAAAAGTCGTCCCTGGCCCTccagcagaggaagaattGCGTCGCCTCGAACGAGCAGttcaagaagaaaaacggctCATGTATGAAGACTttgagcgagagaaaaaggttCGACACAGAGCGAAAAGGCAAAAGCGCCCATGGAAATGGGCTCGTTCACCCATCTGTTCAATGACCTGTATACTTGTGTGCTGACATCGGCATTcgcaaacacagagaaagtcCTGCCAGGATGACCAGCGATGGTGCAGGTTCGTCTATGCGTCCGTATACACTTGTTCATGTgagcgagacagacaccTGGGCATTCACATCTGCATGAGTACACTGGCAGTTGTGTCTCTACGTGTCTAGCTCCCGGTATtcgcatgcatatgtatgtatatatatatatatatatatatggatatacatatatctgtTGAAGtgttcctcgtcttttgACTTTGTCGAATCCATTTGTAGAATGGACCTATATAtagggagacaggagaaatAAAAAGTCTGTGGGGGGGTGCCCAAAGCTCGTAGAAAGACACCCTTCTGTCGCTGACGAGGGGACTTTGCATCTGAACGTGCTCTGGCTCTGAGTTATCGTTTGTTTCGTTCCATCGCTGACTCTAGTCTCTCCCGCAATATCGGTGTGCCTAACAGACAGCGCATCATTCTGGAGATTCCTTGACGCGTCGTCATCAGGGACCTACGAGTGTTTGCGAGTGTTCTGTGGCTAGCAAATCGAAGAGGCGCGGCACATcgctgaggaagagaaggcctCCTTGATGGAAGAACTGGAGGCCCGCAAGAAGGAGCAAGAGGCTCAGAGAGAGGCACGTCTTGAGAGGGGGACCcaaacgaaagaaacgaacacTCTGCATCCAGCGTTAGTGATTGTTATGTTCAAAACGCGTCTGTCACTACAGATTCGTATCTTTGCGGATACGGATGCAAGTCCATACTCCGGCTTACATCTACCAACAGGCTGGATGTGTGCATGGAGCAAGCCTGTATGCGTgtgtatacgcatatatgGCGTATACGTGGACCTGCCCACGAAGCCCAACGGTGCAGATCTGCTGTATACGCGTATATGTCTGTTTTTCGACATGTAGATATCCTCATGTGAAGACGGGCGACCACTTTGTCACTGACAGGCACGCAAGTGAAACACATGTCTGAACCGTCGAGGGAAATGCTGTTTTCTCCTCAGCATCAAGAGGAATTGATCGCGAGACTCAAGGCAATGGAGGGAAAGATCATTGAAGGAAGTCAAGTGAAGCAGCAGGCCGCCAAACAGGAGCAAGAGCTCCGAAGGACGCAGCTCGAGttggagaaacagagacagaaaggtcGGTAACGGGGACAGCCGACGAACGAGTCTACAGAAAACCGATGGTACACGCTTATTGACGGTTTCGGAACCGAGGAACTCATCAAGCGAAAAACCGAGAAGCTCCGTTCTGTCTTCCACGAACCAATTTGGTCATTTGTTGAAAGCCGGCACAGTGTTGTCCCCACAAACAAAAACAAATGTATATTGACAAGACGCTACTGCATGTGTACTCCTACTAATACATAGTGTAAAGATGCATTAGCACCCGTACCTGTCTTCCCATTCTCACATGCCTCTATACGTTTAGGCCTATTCTCATGTATACACATCGGCATATGTGCCGAATGCATGCTGTTTTTTGCCTTTTATCCTGGCAGTAGGTGGAAACCATGGAGACGCTGGCAGTCTGTGTCCTTTCTCAAGTCTATTCGTTGTGAATACAGGATATTCTCCGTTTTTAAGTACTTGTTGTGTTGTGGTCTTGGCTGGAATTACGTTGGCCGTCTCATTTTTTCAGACACTACGTGCCAAGAAGTATCCCAGACTAACTTGACTATTCTTGTCACACTGATGCTCAACTGGGGCTTTGGGTTCGCGGTTGCGTGCATGTTCTAAGAGCTGCAGATGAAGCAGGATCTTGAGAAGCACCAGCTGGAGCGTCTCACTTTGGAGGAGAAGTTCAACTCTCGCGAAGAACAAATCGGCTGTTTGACGGAGAAGCTAGAGAAACTGTGGAGAAGTTTCAAGACGGCGATGGCAGAAATCGAGGATCTGCAGCACGAGTTCcaagcagagcgagaagatCTGCTGGACACCATACGTCAGCTGACGAGAGAGTTGAAACGCCAGGGTGCAATAATCGATCATTTCCTTCCCAAGGACGCTGTCGCTGTACGTTCGACAGATATACAGCGGCTCAGTCCAGCAACCGGTGTATCCCTACCTCGAAAACAATCACGAGAAGGCAGACTTGCATGCCAAGATACAACTTGGTGTACATCGCTACATCTCACTTCTGCTTCACCTACCACCATACATATAAggctatatatatatatatatatatatatatatgtatatatgttcaCTTGTCGCCGGATACCGTGGCAATAACGCTTTATGCAGATCTATCTCTTACAAGTAGTGCGAAAGGGGGGAATCCCCCTACATATCGCACATTGTTAAACATCGCTTGTGGACGTCTTCTGAGGCCGAGCAGTCATACATGCCACAAAAAAGAACGGCAGTGTATCGGCTTCTAAACCGACATCCATCATGTGATATGCCCCAACTCCGAGCCACTTTGGATAGAGATACAACCTCTGGCTATAACCATGGATTGGtgcttttctcctgtttaatttcctcggctttttcttctcctgcgctGCTGTTTTTCGCTCTTGTGGCTCTGCAGACGATCGACGAGCATTTGCACTGGGACGAGAACCTTGAGGAATGGGTCCTCGCAAAAGCCGAGCTGACAGGAAACGTTCTGTGAGCTGGGGAGGGCGAACAGAACGTTCGCACCATTCGTTGTCGCTGATACTTTgcgtgtttttctctcctgaaCTCCAAACATCCAGTATTCAACCTGTCCTCCAAGAAGCCAAGGTATCCCCTTAGCAAACTTGGTTTTGGACAACGGCGAAGAGCCCCGCCTGGCCCCTCGGGGGCTTGAACGAGCGACTAAAAATCTGGTTTGGGACATAACCGAATATCATGGTATTTGTACAGTCGTTCAGTTTGACTATGCTTCTCGCATTTTCTACTCAAAATACAGAAGTTTAGGACTCTTTGTACTCCGCAGTTAGTGTGGGCGTATGGGAACAGCAGCGACGACTGTCGTAGCTGAGACTTGCGCGCGTGTATGAGTTGCTTGGACTGACAGTCATCATGTGACGTAACCAGAGTGGGGACTCTTTCCAAGCAGATGAACTGAGGTGAACGAAGCTGAGTTGCGGTGGCGTCGTCGACAAATGCAGTCGGGACGTTTCCAAGACAGGTTTATTTGTAAGCTGCTCTGGACAGACTTGCTTCGGCAAACCAGTGTTTCAACTCGAAGGACAAACGTTTGCCATTCTGTCTGGTTTGGCTCGacttttctcttcagttACGCAACAGAAGCTCTGCGAGAGGCTCACATCTGTTCCAGCTGCGCCGAGGAAATGTCGACGCCTAGACAGAGGTTCTCTACCGGATCAGCAAAGATTGCGAggtccgcttcttcgtttcttggCATCGCCAGGGGATTAATGATGACTTTACATCCGCACGAAAATGAGCACGAAGGTCAAGCGTAAACGTACACTTATCCGAACCTGCGATAGAGGAATTGACATGCGAAGTCAGAACCGCCAAACGGCATGAATCTGCCAAGGGCGTTTCGCAGGGATGTGTGGCACTCCGGAAAGCGAAGGCGTTGAGTCATGTTTGTGGTTGAAAGAACCAGAACAATGCAGGACACGAAGAAAGCGATTTCCTTGCTCAGCCCCCAATTGCCAGCTTTTCTTTCCGCTTCCGACAAAAGTTAAAACTGTGCACTTTCCCCTAACTCATGTAAACAGATGATGTCTCGCTGCCCTAGGTTGAAGTTTCACATCACCGACGGCCTTGACAGACCGCTGAATCGTCATTAATGGCCGAACTCgttcatgtatatatatatatatatatgcatgtcgGACTCTCTCCATGTGATTACATGTAAATAAACAGATGTTTATACAAGAACACGTTGTTGGGCGGGGGTTGTGTGGTTGTGTGCCTCGCAACTTCTCGCTGGTGTACGGTCTCTGagcctttttctcgttttttcgcggGCCACCGTCCGTGAAGCAACACCAATGGCTCTGTTTGTTGCTGGGATGCTGTAGGACTCGAAGAACGCCTTCGTTTGCGACATCTCTCGACATACCTCAGACTTATCTGCTGTCTTCGGTTGACAGAGACTTTGATGCTGTAGACTCTGAACGGTAAGTGCATTCATAGAAACGTCGCACTCCAACAGAGATGTTAAGTGGACAAATAGACTGTACAGAGTCTGAGAAAAGTGAGTGTTTGACTGGTATTTGTCCATTCGTAGACTTGCTGATAAAGTGTGTGTCTCCAaaatacatgtgtgtatatatgtgcatggaGATTCCTAGGGATGTGAACTAGGGACAAAGAAGCAGCTGTGAGTGAAGAAGGTTTGTTGACATGCTTGCGTTTAAACGCATTTCTTCCAGTGATGGTCAaggttctctcttctttctccagaaTAAAGTCCGCCATTTGTACAGTGCTGGGGGCCGACAGCAGCACAGATCAAGCCCAAGctgcaaggagagagaacatcCACCTCGAGTATCCCTCCGAAGCAAACGCGTTCCACGGACATTCTGTAAGTTCCTGCGGGCGGAAGATTTGTACACAGACAACTTGTGCTTTTAGAAGATACCTGGAATTATTTTGAGTATAACAAAGGTCGGAAGGAGCAGTTAGATGTTATGCAGTGTCACCGCCGACATGAACAGATAGAGTTTGAGATATTACACGTCTACTTTTTCCGACGTAGTCGCGAATCAGAAACCATACGCCACAGTCCGATATGTAGACCGAAAGACACGCATACATGGGCATTGTTTGGATGCAGTTTTAGAAtaaaatatacatatatatatatatatagtacGAATGTACGGGAGTCCCTGTATATGCTGAGACGTTGTGTTTGTTTCTTTGCATTACACTCTCAAATCTGAGCCGAGTTATGGGGAGTCCCTGCATTGAAAACTACGGGCAGGTTCGCTTCTACAGGTGTCACTACACACACATGAAAAAAGGAGCAAATTACAATGCATAAAAGGGACTGTATCCTTCTTGCCTGCTTTCTGAAAATGGGCACAGGCCAGCGAGTCCCGCACATGTGTCAAGCGACCAGAAAcagcgcgaagaaaagctACAGCGCGGCACAAAAGCTCCCGCGGCCGCCTTAGTAAGAAGCCCTCCTATACAGTCAAATGCGGTACCTGCTCATACGTAGCACTTGCATGTACGGACATATATTCGTAGATGCCcctatataaatatatagcATATAAGTAGCAACAGAGCTGAATACGACATTAGGGAAGTTCCGAACCCACTTAGTCTTCATAAATGTTTAGGCCGTGCCCTTCAACGTGCATCGCACGGTCAgctccttctttctcagcGGTAGACACCCCACTTTCTTGGCGCTTTACAGATATATCGACGATTACACGTGACACCAGTATCTTAGAGTTTTTGCAGATACAAAAGGACTATGTCCCTGCTAATGCAGTGCCGAAAACTGTTCAGATGTCCCTCTAAAACGGTTGGGGAGTTTCTCTGACACTTtaaacgagaaaaaaggtaTTTTTGGGTGCAAGTCAACTAAAT
This genomic interval carries:
- a CDS encoding kinesin motor domain-containing protein (encoded by transcript TGME49_207665) yields the protein MGPQLNSAAPLQSLPQFRTAEATAGATMRVADFVPCDGTPSRLQSASYVGNDRKAAERVRVIIRCRPLNEKEQAEGSEVVVHVDSPSATVTLCRTDGKSCGSEKRFTFDAAYSWNAEQKHIYDETAVGIVESVMEGYNGTIFAYGQTGTGKTHTMMGTESCHVNKGIIPRAFEHIFSRVACSTRTRYLVQASFLEIYNEEIRDLLAKNPTGRLELKDHPRSGVYVKDLSSFVVKGVEELQAAMLAGQKNRKVGATLMNVVSSRSHTIFTVTIESCESVDGEDSQIRVGKLNLVDLAGSERHAKTGATGGTFKEAAKINLSLSALGNVISALVESRTNFIPYRDSKLTRLLQDSLGGNTKTAMIATIGPADSNYEETLSTLRYAHRAKNIRNKPRINSDPKDAVIRAFQEEIAKLKAELAYAATLPREIERVVEVEKKVLVEVEKKVVVPVEKEVLVERVVEKVVPGPPAEEELRRLERAVQEEKRLMYEDFEREKKQIEEARHIAEEEKASLMEELEARKKEQEAQREHQEELIARLKAMEGKIIEGSQVKQQAAKQEQELRRTQLELEKQRQKELQMKQDLEKHQLERLTLEEKFNSREEQIGCLTEKLEKLWRSFKTAMAEIEDLQHEFQAEREDLLDTIRQLTRELKRQGAIIDHFLPKDAVATIDEHLHWDENLEEWVLAKAELTGNVLYATEALREAHICSSCAEEMSTPRQRFSTGSAKIARTRRTPSFATSLDIPQTYLLSSVDRDFDAVDSERIKSAICTVLGADSSTDQAQAARRENIHLEYPSEANAFHGHSVSSCGRKICTQTTCAFRRYLELF